The proteins below come from a single Eucalyptus grandis isolate ANBG69807.140 chromosome 3, ASM1654582v1, whole genome shotgun sequence genomic window:
- the LOC104456651 gene encoding proline-rich receptor-like protein kinase PERK9 translates to MEAVAASYAPDHQPIPPCKPIKTMPKRNHHHGHHSFTAKPSPTSTVYGGAGGGAGHVLLFYPPPLSRSLSFSHPPPSSQPVSSPLGFNSVPPRHHQGQPPLLPLPKPYSSLSLPPPNSNVKTNKPQSSPLTPKKSSPKRPKRRDPNNKKKDTKNPVKSPPAPRSDNPSADDGDAIIGSTCSMGPDPDELPRHVFVSKGSLRGDGGFRSLVLGDLEKFSGSVMYAISPPPSSLPLPKFSLLRPKQLSCNAEAAGVDAGATDNLRRILRLP, encoded by the coding sequence ATGGAAGCAGTTGCTGCATCTTACGCACCGGATCACCAGCCGATCCCCCCATGCAAGCCAATCAAGACGATGCCGAAGAGAAACCACCACCACGGCCACCATAGCTTCACAGCGAAACCGTCTCCCACGAGCACCGTCTACGgcggagcaggaggaggagcggGTCATGTGCTGCTCTTCTATCCACCTCCTCTTTCgcgctctctctccttctctcacCCTCCTCCGTCATCACAGCCGGTCTCCAGCCCTCTCGGCTTCAACAGCGTCCCTCCTCGTCACCACCAGGGCCAGCCACCTTTGCTCCCTTTGCCCAAACCCtactcttccctctctctcccacccCCTAATTCTAACGTGAAGACCAACAAGCCCCAGTCGTCGCCGCTCACCCCCAAGAAGTCTTCTCCGAAGCGGCCGAAAAGGCGAGACcccaacaacaaaaagaaggaCACCAAGAACCCGGTGAAATCACCCCCCGCCCCACGTTCGGATAACCCGTCAGCCGACGACGGGGACGCGATTATCGGGTCAACATGCTCGATGGGTCCCGACCCGGATGAGCTCCCAAGGCACGTCTTTGTGTCCAAGGGTTCGTTGAGGGGCGATGGGGGTTTCCGCTCTCTTGTTTTGGGAGATTTGGAGAAGTTCTCTGGCTCTGTGATGTACGCGATATCGCCTCCTCCGAGCAGCTTGCCGTTGCCCAAGTTCTCTCTGCTGAGGCCGAAGCAGCTCAGCTGCAACGCCGAGGCCGCCGGAGTCGACGCCGGCGCGACCGACAATCTCCGGCGGATCCTCCGTCTCCCCTGA